In Stenotrophomonas sp. 169, one DNA window encodes the following:
- a CDS encoding DUF3857 domain-containing protein, giving the protein MALLRNGLLATLLLPACCAFAADAPVVPAPTSRAADAPGTAPAEASNNFSFARYRADYVVSADSSNTQTEHYDILLKTRSAVDQFSQVRLSYSEKMESLEVLEAYTLTADGQRRDVPADRIYTQESYSSASAAMYADRKVRVIVFPNLAPGSRVVYATRRTQQKPYFPGYFGLWETFSVFNQYEDARVTLSAPAGLAMKVRSDGVRGSDRPTVRAGLARWEWSYARSYSLPAQNWTASPWEFSPTIMASTYADWPQMARAYQLKAGSAATVTPALQALADELTAGIGDRRAQVDALYRWVAQNIRYVAVYLGNGGLEPNSAQSVLDNHYGDCKDHVVILEALLAAKGIDSTAVLIGASGGPTLPAVPTLGRFNHAITYVPSLDLYLDSTSAWARSGQLPDGDLGAPVLLTRPATLARTPANDDVRNGMAFEADFVFDRAGNLRGQTRLQPGDSAEIGMRASFVRLNAQNRARAEATMMAASGFDGQGRLQLQGDPQDLQQRFNYVFDFSASDYVDFNLVGGMTLPDPPGAESFRDAYTATSAPDNATPFQCDASLREETYRVRLPDGVPLIALPAAQDFSNAAGRYSVQWQRDGQQVVARHRLQQHAVRGDEALCQPADYAAFRELFQQVRRGFRGQIVYGRVPAAG; this is encoded by the coding sequence ATGGCACTGCTCCGCAACGGACTGCTGGCAACCTTGCTGCTGCCTGCCTGCTGCGCCTTCGCGGCAGACGCGCCGGTCGTGCCAGCGCCCACTTCGCGTGCGGCTGATGCACCGGGTACCGCGCCGGCCGAGGCCAGCAACAATTTCAGCTTCGCCCGCTACCGCGCCGATTACGTGGTGAGCGCCGACTCCAGCAACACGCAGACCGAGCACTACGACATCCTGCTGAAGACGCGCAGCGCGGTCGATCAGTTCAGCCAGGTTCGGCTGAGCTACAGCGAAAAGATGGAAAGCCTGGAAGTGCTGGAGGCTTACACCTTGACCGCGGACGGGCAGCGGCGCGATGTGCCGGCCGACCGCATTTATACCCAGGAAAGCTACTCCAGTGCGTCGGCCGCGATGTACGCCGACCGCAAAGTGCGGGTGATCGTGTTCCCCAACCTGGCACCCGGCTCGCGCGTGGTCTATGCCACCCGCCGCACGCAGCAGAAGCCGTATTTCCCCGGTTACTTCGGGCTGTGGGAAACCTTCAGCGTCTTCAACCAGTACGAAGACGCGCGGGTCACCCTGAGCGCTCCGGCCGGCCTGGCGATGAAGGTGCGCAGCGACGGGGTGCGGGGCAGCGACCGGCCGACGGTGCGCGCCGGGCTCGCGCGCTGGGAGTGGAGCTATGCGCGCAGCTACTCACTGCCGGCACAGAACTGGACGGCGTCGCCATGGGAGTTCAGTCCCACCATCATGGCCAGCACATACGCGGACTGGCCGCAGATGGCGCGGGCTTACCAGCTGAAAGCGGGCAGTGCAGCGACGGTGACGCCGGCCCTGCAGGCGCTGGCCGACGAGCTGACGGCCGGCATCGGTGACCGCCGCGCGCAGGTGGATGCGCTGTACCGTTGGGTGGCGCAGAACATCCGCTACGTTGCCGTCTACCTCGGCAACGGGGGCCTGGAGCCCAACAGTGCGCAGAGCGTGCTGGACAACCACTACGGTGACTGCAAGGACCACGTGGTGATCCTGGAAGCGCTGCTGGCTGCGAAGGGCATCGACAGCACGGCGGTGCTGATCGGCGCGTCCGGCGGCCCGACCCTGCCGGCGGTGCCCACCTTGGGGCGTTTCAATCACGCCATCACCTATGTGCCCTCGCTTGATCTCTATCTCGATTCCACCAGTGCGTGGGCCCGCTCCGGGCAGCTGCCCGATGGCGACCTCGGTGCGCCCGTGCTGTTGACCCGCCCGGCCACGCTTGCGCGTACGCCGGCCAACGACGACGTGCGCAACGGCATGGCGTTCGAGGCGGATTTCGTGTTCGACCGAGCCGGAAACCTGCGTGGCCAGACCCGGCTGCAACCCGGCGACAGTGCGGAAATCGGCATGCGTGCGTCGTTCGTGCGCTTGAACGCACAGAACCGCGCGCGCGCCGAAGCCACGATGATGGCCGCCTCTGGCTTCGACGGGCAGGGCCGTCTGCAGTTGCAGGGTGACCCACAGGACCTGCAGCAGCGGTTCAACTACGTCTTCGATTTCAGCGCCAGCGACTACGTGGATTTCAACCTGGTCGGCGGCATGACCTTGCCCGACCCGCCGGGGGCCGAATCCTTCCGTGACGCCTACACCGCGACGTCGGCGCCGGACAACGCCACGCCGTTCCAGTGCGACGCCAGCCTGCGCGAAGAGACCTACCGCGTGCGGTTGCCGGACGGCGTGCCCCTCATCGCACTGCCTGCCGCGCAGGACTTCAGCAACGCCGCCGGACGCTATTCGGTGCAGTGGCAGCGCGATGGCCAGCAGGTGGTAGCCCGCCACCGGCTGCAGCAACATGCCGTCCGTGGCGACGAGGCGCTGTGCCAGCCCGCAGACTACGCCGCGTTCCGCGAGCTGTTCCAGCAGGTACGTCGCGGCTTCCGCGGGCAGATCGTCTACGGTCGGGTGCCGGCCGCAGGCTGA
- a CDS encoding DNA translocase FtsK, with protein MAKQVPERSRSAEGKPRRRDPSPSESNPTRQRLWRDLGLIAVAPALLYLVASLFTYSATDPGWSHTGSIVAPVHNMGGRAGAWIADVLLQLFGYMAFLLPLLLGALAWFAMFGLKREAKGENDLDPALRLVGLVGFLIAGTGFLHMRLFSAEVASAGGILGKLVASSLSVGFGALGANLFVLVLLLASITLATGLSWLSVMEKIGKGVMSLAPLLEKKKEQATEWKQTRDLREERQEVRKVDAEVRAKREPVKIEPRPEPVIEKSDRAKRDNQIPMFQGVNGDGSDLPPLALLDDPKPQPKGYDEETLETLSRQIEFKLKDFRIDAVVVGAYPGPVITRFEIEPAPGIKVSQISTLDKDIARGLSVKSVRVVDVIPGKSVIGLEIPNVTREMIFLSELLRSKEYDKSPSPLTLALGKDIAGRPTVADLARMPHLLVAGTTGSGKSVAVNAMVLSLLFKASPKDLRMLMIDPKMLELSVYQGIPHLLAPVVTDMKEAANGLRWCVAEMERRYKLMSAVGVRNLAGFNKKVKDAQDAGQPLMDPLFKPNPELGEAPRPLETLPFVVIFIDEFADMMMIVGKKVEELIARLAQKARAAGIHLILATQRPSVDVITGLIKANIPTRIAFQVSSKIDSRTILDQSGAETLLGHGDMLYLPPGTALPDRVHGAFVSDEEVHRVVEHLKAMGPADYIDGVLDEVQTMGDGVVVGAGGLPETASSGDESDPLYDEALRVVTETRRASISGVQRRLKIGYNRAARLIEAMEAAGVVSSPEHNGDRTVLAPPPPK; from the coding sequence GTGGCGAAGCAGGTCCCCGAACGCAGCCGATCGGCCGAAGGCAAGCCCCGTCGCCGCGATCCGTCTCCGTCTGAAAGCAATCCCACCCGTCAGCGCCTGTGGCGCGACCTGGGGCTGATCGCCGTGGCGCCGGCGTTGCTGTATCTGGTTGCCAGTCTGTTCACCTACTCGGCAACTGATCCGGGCTGGTCGCATACGGGCAGCATCGTGGCGCCGGTGCACAACATGGGCGGCCGCGCCGGGGCGTGGATCGCCGATGTGCTGCTGCAGCTGTTCGGCTACATGGCGTTCCTGCTGCCGTTGCTGCTCGGCGCGCTGGCCTGGTTCGCGATGTTCGGTCTCAAGCGCGAGGCCAAGGGCGAGAACGACCTGGATCCCGCCCTGCGGCTGGTCGGCCTGGTCGGGTTCCTGATCGCCGGCACCGGATTCCTGCACATGCGTCTGTTCAGTGCGGAAGTAGCCTCGGCCGGCGGCATCCTCGGCAAGCTGGTCGCCAGCTCCCTCAGCGTGGGGTTTGGGGCATTGGGCGCCAACCTGTTCGTGCTGGTGCTGCTGCTGGCCTCGATCACCCTGGCGACCGGGCTGTCCTGGCTGTCGGTGATGGAGAAGATCGGCAAGGGCGTGATGTCGCTGGCACCGCTGCTGGAAAAGAAGAAAGAGCAGGCCACCGAGTGGAAGCAGACCCGCGATCTGCGTGAGGAGCGCCAGGAAGTGCGCAAGGTCGACGCCGAGGTGCGCGCCAAGCGCGAGCCGGTGAAGATCGAGCCGCGTCCGGAGCCGGTGATCGAGAAGAGTGATCGCGCCAAGCGCGACAACCAGATTCCGATGTTCCAGGGGGTCAATGGCGACGGTTCGGATCTTCCGCCGCTGGCGCTGCTGGATGATCCCAAGCCGCAGCCGAAGGGCTACGACGAAGAGACGCTGGAGACGCTGTCGCGGCAGATCGAGTTCAAGCTCAAGGATTTCCGCATCGATGCGGTGGTGGTGGGGGCCTATCCGGGCCCGGTGATCACCCGTTTCGAGATTGAACCGGCGCCGGGCATCAAGGTCAGCCAGATCAGTACGCTGGACAAGGACATCGCCCGCGGCCTGTCGGTGAAGTCCGTGCGCGTGGTCGATGTGATTCCGGGCAAGTCGGTGATCGGCTTGGAAATTCCGAATGTCACCCGTGAAATGATCTTCCTGTCCGAACTGCTGCGCTCGAAGGAATACGACAAATCGCCCAGTCCGCTGACCCTGGCGCTGGGCAAGGACATCGCCGGTCGCCCGACGGTGGCCGACCTGGCGCGCATGCCGCATCTGCTGGTCGCCGGTACCACCGGTTCGGGCAAGTCGGTGGCGGTCAACGCCATGGTGCTCAGCCTGCTGTTCAAGGCCAGCCCGAAAGACCTGCGCATGCTGATGATCGACCCGAAGATGCTGGAGCTGAGCGTCTACCAGGGCATTCCGCATCTGTTGGCGCCGGTGGTCACCGACATGAAGGAGGCCGCCAACGGCCTGCGCTGGTGCGTGGCCGAGATGGAGCGCCGCTACAAGCTGATGAGCGCGGTGGGCGTGCGCAACCTGGCCGGCTTCAACAAGAAGGTCAAGGACGCACAGGACGCGGGACAGCCGTTGATGGATCCGTTGTTCAAGCCGAACCCGGAGCTGGGCGAGGCGCCGCGACCGCTGGAGACGCTGCCGTTCGTGGTCATCTTCATCGACGAATTCGCCGACATGATGATGATCGTCGGCAAGAAGGTCGAAGAACTGATCGCCCGGCTGGCACAGAAAGCGCGTGCCGCCGGCATCCACCTGATCCTGGCAACCCAGCGCCCGTCGGTGGATGTCATCACCGGTCTGATCAAGGCCAACATCCCGACCCGCATCGCCTTCCAGGTCAGCTCGAAGATCGACTCGCGCACCATCCTCGACCAGTCCGGCGCGGAAACGCTGCTCGGGCACGGCGACATGCTGTACCTGCCGCCGGGTACCGCCCTGCCGGACCGCGTGCACGGTGCGTTCGTGTCCGACGAAGAAGTGCACCGCGTGGTGGAGCACCTGAAGGCGATGGGCCCGGCCGACTACATCGACGGGGTGCTGGACGAAGTGCAGACGATGGGCGATGGCGTGGTCGTCGGCGCCGGTGGCCTGCCGGAAACCGCATCGTCCGGCGATGAGTCCGATCCGCTGTACGACGAGGCGTTGCGCGTGGTTACCGAGACGCGCCGCGCCTCGATTTCCGGTGTGCAGCGTCGCCTGAAAATCGGCTACAACCGCGCTGCGCGCCTGATCGAGGCGATGGAAGCGGCCGGCGTGGTCAGTTCGCCCGAGCACAACGGCGACCGCACCGTGCTGGCGCCGCCGCCGCCGAAATGA
- the trxB gene encoding thioredoxin-disulfide reductase, whose amino-acid sequence MSTTLPSRHQKLVILGSGPAGWTAAVYAARANLKPVVITGLQQGGQLMTTTEVDNWPGDAHGLMGPDLMTRMQAHAERFETEVIFDHIHTADLSQRPFKLIGDSAEYTCDALIIATGATAKYLGIPSEETFKGRGVSACATCDGFFYRDQDVVVVGGGNTAVEEALYLSNIARKVYLVHRRDTLKAEKIMQDKLFAKVAAGKIETVWHHQIDEVLGNDAGVTGVRVKSVQDGSTRDIEAHGFFVAIGHHPNTTLFDGQLAMNHGYLEIRSGLGGNATQTSVEGVFAAGDVADQHYRQAITSAGFGCMAALDAERYLDAQGKAS is encoded by the coding sequence ATGAGCACCACGCTGCCTTCCCGCCATCAGAAGCTTGTCATCCTCGGTTCCGGCCCGGCCGGCTGGACCGCCGCAGTCTATGCCGCGCGCGCCAACCTGAAGCCGGTGGTGATCACCGGCCTGCAGCAGGGCGGCCAGTTGATGACGACCACCGAGGTGGACAACTGGCCGGGCGACGCCCACGGCCTGATGGGCCCGGACCTGATGACCCGCATGCAGGCACACGCCGAGCGCTTCGAGACCGAGGTCATCTTCGACCATATCCATACCGCCGACCTGTCGCAGCGCCCGTTCAAGCTGATCGGTGACAGTGCCGAATACACGTGTGATGCGCTGATCATCGCCACCGGCGCGACGGCGAAGTACCTCGGCATCCCGTCCGAAGAGACCTTCAAGGGCCGCGGCGTATCGGCCTGCGCCACCTGTGACGGCTTCTTCTACCGCGACCAGGACGTGGTGGTGGTCGGCGGCGGCAATACGGCGGTTGAAGAGGCGCTGTACCTGTCCAACATCGCCCGCAAGGTCTACCTGGTCCACCGCCGCGACACGCTCAAGGCGGAAAAGATCATGCAGGACAAGCTGTTTGCCAAGGTGGCTGCAGGCAAGATCGAGACCGTCTGGCACCATCAGATCGACGAAGTGCTGGGCAACGACGCCGGGGTCACCGGCGTCCGGGTGAAGTCCGTGCAGGACGGCAGCACCCGCGACATCGAGGCCCACGGCTTCTTCGTCGCCATCGGCCACCACCCGAACACCACCCTGTTCGATGGCCAGCTGGCGATGAACCACGGCTACCTGGAGATCCGCTCGGGACTGGGCGGCAACGCGACGCAGACCTCGGTCGAAGGCGTGTTCGCCGCCGGCGACGTGGCCGACCAGCATTACCGCCAGGCCATTACCTCGGCCGGCTTCGGCTGCATGGCCGCGCTGGATGCCGAGCGTTATCTCGACGCGCAGGGTAAAGCGAGCTGA
- a CDS encoding GNAT family N-acetyltransferase, whose protein sequence is MPQIRFLEDLQTLPATQWDALHDGSNPFVSHAFLSGMEQHGCLREDWGWRPQHLTLWEGETLVGAIPGYLKENSHGEFVFDHAWANAYARHGRDYYPKWLGAVPYSPVTGPRLLAADPATRATLLAALVEALPALGVSSAHINFHRADEESAFGTAWLLREDIQFQWQNSSGWQDFEQFLAAMNHKHRKNIRQERNKVARQGICFRVVHGDEASRADLQAMYRFYLQTFLEYGNAPALTEPFLRHLASTLGRGLVMFLAEQDGEPIAGALCLRGRDTLYGRYWGGATLPGLHFEACYYQGIEYCLREGLTRFEPGAQGEHKLARGFLPTVVRSRHWMADADFADALRPWCAQERAEVSRYHRELAQHAPYRHEEPAD, encoded by the coding sequence ATGCCGCAGATCCGTTTCCTCGAAGACCTCCAGACGCTCCCCGCCACGCAGTGGGATGCCCTGCACGACGGCAGCAACCCCTTCGTCAGCCATGCCTTTCTGTCCGGCATGGAGCAGCACGGCTGCCTGCGCGAGGACTGGGGCTGGCGGCCGCAGCACCTCACGCTGTGGGAAGGCGAAACACTGGTCGGCGCCATCCCGGGCTACCTGAAAGAGAACTCGCACGGCGAATTCGTGTTCGACCATGCCTGGGCGAATGCGTATGCGCGCCATGGTCGCGACTACTACCCGAAGTGGCTGGGCGCAGTGCCCTACTCGCCGGTGACCGGTCCTCGGCTGCTTGCCGCAGACCCGGCCACGCGCGCGACCCTGCTGGCCGCCCTGGTCGAAGCGCTGCCCGCGCTCGGCGTGTCTTCGGCGCACATCAACTTCCACCGCGCCGACGAAGAGTCCGCGTTCGGCACGGCGTGGCTGCTGCGCGAAGACATCCAGTTCCAGTGGCAGAACAGCAGCGGCTGGCAGGATTTCGAGCAGTTCCTCGCCGCGATGAACCACAAGCATCGCAAGAACATCCGCCAGGAGCGCAACAAGGTCGCCCGCCAGGGCATCTGCTTCCGCGTGGTGCACGGCGATGAGGCCAGCCGCGCCGACCTGCAGGCGATGTATCGCTTCTACCTGCAAACCTTCCTGGAATACGGCAATGCCCCTGCACTGACCGAGCCGTTCCTGCGTCACTTGGCCAGCACGCTGGGGCGTGGGCTGGTGATGTTCCTGGCCGAGCAGGACGGCGAGCCCATTGCCGGGGCGCTCTGCCTGCGCGGCCGCGACACCTTGTATGGCCGTTACTGGGGCGGGGCCACCCTGCCCGGCCTGCATTTCGAGGCCTGCTATTACCAGGGCATCGAGTACTGCCTGCGGGAGGGCCTCACCCGCTTCGAGCCCGGCGCGCAGGGCGAACACAAGCTGGCGCGCGGCTTCCTGCCCACCGTGGTGCGCAGCCGTCACTGGATGGCCGATGCCGATTTTGCCGATGCGCTGCGGCCGTGGTGCGCACAGGAGCGTGCCGAGGTCAGCCGCTACCACCGCGAACTCGCGCAGCATGCGCCCTACCGTCACGAAGAGCCGGCGGATTGA
- the aat gene encoding leucyl/phenylalanyl-tRNA--protein transferase, which produces MSRQLPWRLADPADSPFPPAETALEQPAGLLAIGGDLQPVRLLNAYAGGIFPWFSGDEPLLWWSPDPRMVFQTDRVHLSRRFVRQLRHLEWRVTADTAFEQVMRACAQAPRPGQEGTWISEPMVKAYVDLHRLGFAHSVEVWQGDTLVGGIYGIGIGQMFFGESMFSAVSGGSKVALWALATLLRRQGVAVLDAQVENPHLLRMGAEHWPRDRFLAHVREAVQRPGQHESWAHTMGSVAVSDMLGHD; this is translated from the coding sequence ATGAGTCGCCAGCTCCCTTGGCGTCTGGCCGATCCAGCCGACAGCCCGTTCCCCCCTGCCGAGACGGCGCTCGAACAGCCCGCTGGCCTGCTGGCCATCGGCGGAGACCTGCAGCCGGTCCGCCTGCTCAATGCCTATGCCGGCGGCATCTTTCCGTGGTTCAGCGGCGACGAGCCGCTGCTGTGGTGGTCGCCCGATCCGCGCATGGTCTTCCAGACGGACCGGGTCCACCTGTCGCGCCGGTTTGTCCGCCAACTGCGGCACCTGGAATGGAGGGTCACCGCCGACACCGCCTTCGAACAAGTGATGCGGGCCTGTGCCCAAGCGCCCCGCCCCGGCCAGGAGGGCACCTGGATCAGCGAGCCGATGGTGAAGGCGTACGTCGACCTGCACCGGCTTGGTTTCGCGCATTCGGTAGAGGTGTGGCAAGGCGACACGCTCGTTGGCGGAATCTACGGGATCGGCATCGGACAGATGTTCTTCGGCGAAAGCATGTTCAGCGCCGTCAGTGGCGGCTCGAAGGTGGCGTTGTGGGCGCTGGCGACGCTGCTGCGCCGTCAAGGCGTGGCCGTCCTTGATGCACAGGTGGAGAATCCCCACCTGCTGCGCATGGGCGCCGAACACTGGCCACGTGACCGGTTCCTCGCCCATGTGCGTGAGGCCGTGCAGCGGCCCGGGCAGCACGAAAGCTGGGCCCACACCATGGGCTCAGTGGCTGTCTCCGATATGCTCGGCCACGACTGA
- the infA gene encoding translation initiation factor IF-1, whose translation MSKDDSIEFEGTVSETLPNTTFRVRLENGHEIIAHISGRMRKNYIRILTGDRVKVEMTPYDLTKGRITYRMK comes from the coding sequence ATGTCGAAAGACGACTCCATCGAGTTCGAAGGCACCGTCAGCGAGACGCTGCCGAACACGACGTTCCGTGTCCGCCTGGAAAATGGTCATGAAATCATTGCCCATATCTCCGGCCGCATGCGCAAGAACTACATCCGCATTCTGACTGGTGACCGGGTCAAGGTTGAAATGACTCCGTACGACCTGACCAAGGGCCGTATCACCTACCGCATGAAGTAA
- the clpA gene encoding ATP-dependent Clp protease ATP-binding subunit ClpA, whose product MFSKDLEHTIGQCYKRAREARHEFMTVEHLLLALLDNPSAQAVLKACGADAERLRQELEQAIEASVSRLAEDDGRDTQPTLGFQRVLQRAVYHVQSSGKKEVTGANVLVAIFGEKDSHAVYYLNQQDVTRLDVVNYLSHGIAKLGEDGESSSPADPEGRPEAGEGEGKGDALAEFASNLNEQARNGRIDPLVGRADEIERTIQVLCRRRKNNPLYVGEAGVGKTAIAEGLARRIVEGSVPEVLADAVIYSLDLGALVAGTKYRGDFEKRLKGVLSALKKVPNAVLFIDEIHTIIGAGSASGGTMDASNLIKPALSSGELRCIGSTTFQEYRGIFEKDRALARRFQKIDIVEPTVGETYEILQGLKPKYEAHHGVTYADDALQAAVDLSVKHIGDRLLPDKAIDVIDEAGARQRLLPEGQRKELIDIEEIEAIVAKMARIPAKQVSATDKDVLRHLERNLKMVIFGQDPAIETLSSAIKLARSGLANPEKPIGNFLFAGPTGVGKTEVTKQLALQLGIELVRFDMSEYMEGHSISRLIGAPPGYVGFDQGGLLTEKIVKTPHCVLLLDEIEKAHPDIFNILLQVMDRGVLTDTNGREANFKNVVLVMTTNAGATQASRRSIGFTKQDHATDAMEAIRRSFTPEFRNRIDAVVQFQALGFEHILRVVDKFLIELEMLLQEKHVSLSATPTARDWLAQHGFDPLMGARPMARVIQDKVKRPLADELLFGKLVNGGRVTIDVRDNELVVEAFAEPERLLPATV is encoded by the coding sequence ATGTTCAGCAAAGACCTCGAACACACCATTGGCCAGTGCTACAAGCGAGCACGGGAAGCGCGGCATGAATTCATGACCGTCGAGCACCTGCTTCTGGCGCTGCTCGACAATCCATCCGCCCAGGCCGTATTGAAGGCCTGCGGTGCGGATGCAGAGCGCTTGCGCCAGGAGCTGGAGCAGGCCATCGAGGCCTCGGTCTCGCGCCTGGCCGAAGACGATGGGCGCGACACCCAGCCCACGCTGGGCTTCCAGCGGGTGCTGCAGCGCGCCGTCTACCATGTGCAGTCCTCGGGCAAGAAGGAAGTGACCGGCGCCAATGTGCTGGTCGCCATCTTCGGCGAAAAGGATTCGCACGCGGTCTACTACCTCAACCAGCAGGATGTGACCCGTCTGGACGTGGTGAACTACCTGTCCCACGGCATCGCCAAGCTGGGCGAAGACGGTGAGTCGTCCTCGCCGGCCGATCCCGAGGGTCGGCCCGAGGCGGGCGAAGGGGAGGGCAAGGGCGATGCGCTTGCCGAGTTCGCCAGCAACCTCAACGAGCAGGCTCGCAACGGCCGCATCGATCCGCTGGTCGGCCGTGCCGATGAAATCGAGCGCACGATCCAGGTGCTGTGCCGTCGACGCAAGAACAACCCGCTCTACGTGGGTGAGGCCGGCGTGGGCAAGACCGCGATCGCTGAAGGCCTGGCGCGCCGGATCGTCGAAGGCTCGGTGCCGGAGGTGCTGGCCGATGCGGTCATCTACTCCCTGGACCTCGGCGCGCTGGTGGCGGGCACCAAGTACCGCGGCGACTTCGAAAAGCGCCTCAAGGGCGTGCTCAGTGCCCTGAAGAAGGTGCCCAATGCCGTCCTGTTCATCGACGAGATCCACACCATCATCGGTGCCGGTTCGGCGTCCGGTGGCACGATGGATGCCTCCAACCTGATCAAGCCGGCGCTGTCGTCGGGCGAGCTGCGCTGCATCGGTTCCACCACGTTCCAGGAATACCGCGGCATCTTCGAGAAGGATCGTGCGCTGGCGCGTCGCTTCCAGAAGATCGACATCGTCGAGCCGACCGTGGGCGAAACCTACGAGATCCTGCAGGGCCTGAAGCCGAAGTATGAAGCGCACCACGGCGTGACCTACGCCGACGATGCGCTGCAGGCCGCCGTCGACCTGTCGGTGAAGCACATCGGTGACCGTCTGCTGCCGGACAAGGCCATCGACGTGATCGACGAGGCCGGTGCCCGCCAGCGCCTGTTGCCGGAAGGGCAGCGCAAGGAGCTGATCGACATCGAGGAAATCGAAGCGATCGTGGCCAAGATGGCGCGTATTCCGGCCAAGCAGGTCAGCGCCACGGACAAGGACGTGCTGAGGCACCTGGAGCGCAACCTGAAGATGGTGATCTTCGGCCAGGACCCGGCCATCGAGACCCTGTCGTCGGCGATCAAGCTGGCCCGCTCCGGCCTGGCCAATCCCGAAAAGCCGATCGGCAACTTCCTGTTCGCCGGTCCGACCGGTGTCGGCAAGACCGAGGTGACCAAGCAGCTGGCGCTGCAGCTGGGCATCGAGCTGGTCCGTTTCGACATGTCCGAGTACATGGAAGGTCATTCGATCAGTCGCCTGATCGGTGCGCCTCCGGGCTATGTCGGCTTCGACCAGGGCGGCCTGCTGACCGAGAAGATCGTCAAGACGCCACACTGCGTGCTGCTGCTCGACGAAATCGAAAAGGCGCATCCGGACATCTTCAACATCCTGCTGCAGGTCATGGACCGGGGCGTGTTGACCGATACGAACGGGCGCGAAGCGAACTTCAAGAACGTGGTGCTGGTGATGACCACCAACGCCGGCGCCACCCAGGCGTCGCGACGCTCGATCGGCTTCACCAAGCAGGACCATGCCACCGATGCGATGGAGGCCATCCGCCGCAGCTTCACGCCGGAGTTCCGCAACCGGATTGATGCAGTGGTGCAGTTCCAGGCGCTGGGCTTCGAGCACATCCTGCGTGTGGTGGACAAGTTCCTGATCGAGCTGGAGATGCTGCTGCAGGAAAAGCACGTCAGCCTGTCGGCCACACCGACCGCGCGCGACTGGCTCGCCCAGCATGGCTTCGATCCATTGATGGGTGCGCGTCCGATGGCGCGCGTCATCCAGGACAAGGTGAAGCGTCCACTGGCCGACGAGCTGCTGTTTGGCAAGCTGGTCAATGGGGGCAGGGTCACCATCGATGTGCGCGACAACGAGTTGGTGGTGGAGGCGTTTGCCGAGCCGGAGCGGTTGTTGCCTGCTACGGTGTGA
- the clpS gene encoding ATP-dependent Clp protease adapter ClpS, whose translation MPRETSHESHSDHGVLLEPARPEVVPPPFYQVMLLNDDYTPMDFVVDVLQQFFSLDLDRATQVMLHVHTRGRGICGVFTREVAETKVAQVNEYARMNQHPLLCTMEKA comes from the coding sequence ATGCCTCGCGAGACTTCCCACGAATCCCATTCCGACCACGGCGTGCTGCTTGAACCAGCGCGGCCTGAGGTCGTGCCGCCGCCGTTCTACCAGGTGATGCTGTTGAACGATGACTACACCCCGATGGATTTCGTGGTGGACGTCCTGCAGCAGTTCTTCAGCCTGGACCTGGACCGGGCCACGCAGGTGATGCTCCATGTGCACACCCGTGGCCGCGGCATCTGCGGTGTATTTACCCGCGAAGTGGCTGAAACCAAGGTCGCCCAGGTCAACGAGTACGCACGGATGAACCAGCATCCGCTGCTGTGCACGATGGAAAAGGCCTGA
- a CDS encoding NUDIX hydrolase: MNGIAQRWAPRVTVATVVVDQGLVLLVEERIEGRLVLNQPAGHLEPEESLASAALRETREETGWDVELTGFVGCYQWTAPDGTAFLRFCYAARPLQHHADEPLDEGIERALWLSPAELQGEQARWRSPLVWQVLADYLGGQCYPLQSVKELGA; the protein is encoded by the coding sequence GTGAACGGTATCGCGCAGCGCTGGGCACCCCGGGTCACCGTGGCCACGGTCGTCGTCGACCAGGGCCTCGTGCTGCTGGTGGAGGAACGCATCGAAGGACGCCTGGTACTGAATCAGCCCGCTGGCCACCTCGAACCCGAGGAGTCGCTGGCCAGCGCCGCCCTGCGCGAAACACGCGAAGAAACCGGCTGGGATGTCGAGCTGACCGGGTTCGTCGGCTGCTACCAGTGGACAGCACCCGACGGCACCGCCTTCCTGCGCTTCTGCTATGCCGCACGGCCCCTGCAGCACCACGCGGATGAGCCGCTTGACGAGGGGATCGAGCGAGCGCTGTGGCTCAGCCCGGCGGAGCTGCAGGGCGAGCAGGCCCGCTGGCGCAGCCCGCTGGTCTGGCAGGTGCTGGCTGACTATCTGGGCGGCCAGTGCTACCCGTTGCAGTCGGTGAAGGAGCTGGGCGCATGA